ATTTCGTTGTTGTGAATTATGAACGAAAGATTACAATAAAAAGTTTGATTGTCAAGTACTTAGAAAATAACCAAAAAGTTCATTTTTTGACGCAAATAAGACTTTTTCTAGTACTTTTCTTGATGAATCACCAGTTTTATGAAGCGTTTTTTTCTCAATTTTCAATTTTATCTTCGATTCCTGTACTTTTTTAAAGTATCCTCTCTAAAAAAGATAAAAAATAAATTTTTTAAATATTTTTTTGCACTTTAAATATCTACAAGTTGACTTTTCGCATCTTTTTGAATGAATTATGTTCTTTTTTCAAAAAAAATGTTCAAATACTATATCTGTTGACCAAAATACGGTAAAAATCCCTAAAAATGAGTACTAAAAGGAGGTTAATAAGTCAAAAAACAAATAAGTATAATTACTTATAAATATTTTAATATTTTTTTAGATAAAAACAAAACCCCCTCATTAGTCTAGCTGATGAGGGGATTTATAAGCTGATTTACTTACCGTACTTCAAGGACTCAAAATGAAGATTCTTCTTGCCTTTTCTGGTAATTAAATATAGGTTATCGTATTCTGAATCTGGTAAATTTTGAGGCTCAAACTTTACCCCAAAATAGCGGATGATGTCGGGAACGGTATTGCTATGCCCAACAATCAACACATTTTTGGTAGCTACACCTGCTTTTTGGAGGTTATCTTTCAGAAAAGTGTCTTTGGCACTGTACCAAAGGGTATCTATTTTCTGATTAATCCGCAAAGAATCGGCAGTTTGCTGTACTCGAAGGTATTCAGTTACCCATATTTTCTGGATATTTTCCCCTTCTAACCGCCGATACAATGCCCCCGCTCGGGCATAACCTTGCTGATTAAGCGGCCTCTGGTGGTCGTCGCCTTTATAATTGGTCTCTTTTTCAGCATGACGTACCACATAAATTTTGTAGGTATTCTGACAAGACGACACCGCCAGCATTCCTAGCAATACACAACCCAATATCTTTTTTTTCATTGCTCACTTAAAGGTTTTTGGGAGTAAAGCCCATATTATAAAATAAGAAAGCATAAATATCGGCTGTTTGCTCTATACTCTTGGCGGTGTTGCTTGCTCCATGCCCCGAGTTGACATCTACTCTTATAAGCAGAGGGTTGGCTGAACTAGCCCCTGCTTTTTCCTGCAAAGTAGCAATATACTTGAACGAGTGTGCAGGCACAACACGGTCGTCGTGGTCGGCAGTAGTAGCCATCGTAGCTGGATACGCCACCCCTTGCTTGATATTGTGTAGGGGAGAATAGCCATATAAGTTTTTGAAATCGACCGCATCGTCGGCATTGCCATATTCTGGCGACCAGTTCCAGCCAATCGTAAATTTATGATAACGCAACATGTCCATTACACCCACTTGTGGAAAAGCAACTTTACATAAATCAGGACGCTGGTTGATAACAGCACCAACCAGTAATCCTCCGTTTGAACCTCCACGCAGTGCCAAATGCTGGTTATCGCAGTATTTCTGAGCAATCAGGTATTCGCCAGCAGCAATAAAATCGTCATATACATTTTGCTTTTTGAGTTTCATACCTGCTTCGTGCCATTTTTCGCCATACTCAGCTCCACCTCTGATATTGGCCAAGGCATACACTCCGCCTTGCTCCAAAAACGGTATCAATGTAGCACTAAAAGCGGGCAATGAACTTATATTAAATCCACCATAGGCATATAATAAGGTGGGATTTTGGCTGTCGA
The DNA window shown above is from Flectobacillus major DSM 103 and carries:
- a CDS encoding SixA phosphatase family protein — translated: MKKKILGCVLLGMLAVSSCQNTYKIYVVRHAEKETNYKGDDHQRPLNQQGYARAGALYRRLEGENIQKIWVTEYLRVQQTADSLRINQKIDTLWYSAKDTFLKDNLQKAGVATKNVLIVGHSNTVPDIIRYFGVKFEPQNLPDSEYDNLYLITRKGKKNLHFESLKYGK